The proteins below come from a single Candidatus Schekmanbacteria bacterium RIFCSPLOWO2_02_FULL_38_14 genomic window:
- a CDS encoding diaminopimelate epimerase, protein MRSLPVKEIKFTKMVGSGNDFIIIDNRKKLLRIKNLRQFIGKICARRFSIGADGIIFIENSSKADFKWRFYNSDGSEAEMCGNGGRCAARFAFINKIASKNLNFETGAGIIRADIKGERVKIRLTQPKGLRSGIKLKISGKEREVNFVNSGVPHVVHFVDNLDTLKVDEIGREIRYHKKFSPAGTNVNFIKIGKGSCLRIRTYERGVEGETLACGTGAVASALVSSYLGKVKSPVTVYPKSGESLRIYFDKDRNDFSNVCLEGEARVVCNGVMQEEAWKY, encoded by the coding sequence ATGAGGTCTTTACCGGTGAAAGAGATAAAGTTCACAAAAATGGTTGGAAGCGGGAATGATTTCATAATCATTGACAATAGAAAGAAGCTTTTAAGGATTAAAAACCTGAGACAATTCATTGGTAAAATATGCGCGAGAAGATTTTCAATTGGAGCAGACGGGATAATCTTTATTGAGAATTCATCAAAAGCTGATTTTAAATGGAGGTTTTATAATTCTGACGGTTCTGAAGCTGAAATGTGTGGCAATGGCGGAAGGTGTGCCGCAAGGTTTGCCTTCATTAATAAAATTGCAAGTAAAAACTTAAACTTTGAGACAGGTGCCGGGATTATAAGGGCAGATATCAAGGGAGAGAGAGTGAAAATTAGATTGACTCAGCCAAAGGGACTCAGGAGCGGAATAAAACTGAAAATCTCAGGAAAAGAAAGAGAAGTGAACTTCGTAAACTCAGGTGTTCCCCATGTCGTTCATTTTGTTGACAACCTTGACACTCTTAAGGTTGATGAAATTGGCAGAGAAATAAGGTATCATAAAAAATTCTCTCCTGCAGGCACAAATGTTAATTTCATAAAGATAGGGAAAGGAAGCTGCCTGAGAATAAGAACATATGAAAGAGGAGTAGAGGGAGAAACCCTTGCCTGCGGTACAGGGGCAGTAGCTTCTGCTCTTGTGTCGTCGTATCTCGGAAAAGTCAAATCACCTGTAACTGTCTATCCAAAAAGCGGGGAGAGTTTAAGAATATATTTTGATAAAGATAGAAATGATTTTTCAAATGTCTGTCTTGAAGGAGAAGCAAGGGTAGTTTGTAACGGAGTGATGCAAGAGGAGGCGTGGAAGTATTAA
- a CDS encoding ornithine carbamoyltransferase — protein MKKRDLIGIYCLTPDEIRMLLDRARILKDWLKKNKHHKPLEDKTLGMIFHKPSTRTRVTFEVGMYQLGGQAVFLSGGEIQLGRGETVSDTAMVLSRYLNGVVIRTYKQNDIEEFAKKATIPVINGLTDSSHPCQVLSDIFTLEEKLGSVRGIKIAYVGDGNNVANSWIFGALKTGINLTIATPEKYSIDLDVLKTAEEISKSSEGSFKILTDPNEAVRKADVVYTDVWTSMGKENENNERKKYFTAYQVNHELLKHASRDVLVMHCLPAHRDEEISSEVMDSRNSIVFDQAENRLHLQKAILEWLMG, from the coding sequence ATGAAAAAAAGAGACTTAATAGGAATCTACTGCTTAACTCCAGATGAAATAAGAATGCTTCTTGACAGAGCCAGGATATTAAAGGATTGGCTCAAGAAGAATAAACACCACAAGCCATTAGAGGATAAGACTCTTGGAATGATATTTCACAAACCTTCTACGAGGACAAGGGTTACCTTTGAAGTTGGCATGTATCAGTTAGGTGGCCAGGCAGTTTTTTTAAGTGGCGGAGAAATCCAGCTTGGAAGAGGGGAAACTGTTTCAGATACAGCAATGGTTCTTTCGAGATATTTAAATGGAGTTGTGATAAGGACATATAAGCAAAACGATATTGAAGAATTTGCTAAAAAGGCAACAATACCTGTAATTAACGGACTGACTGATTCTTCCCATCCGTGCCAAGTGCTTTCAGATATTTTTACACTTGAAGAAAAGCTTGGTAGCGTTAGAGGGATTAAGATTGCCTACGTGGGCGATGGAAACAATGTTGCCAATTCTTGGATATTTGGAGCTTTGAAAACAGGAATTAACCTCACAATTGCAACTCCAGAAAAATACAGCATTGATTTGGATGTTCTTAAAACAGCAGAGGAGATATCAAAGAGTTCAGAAGGAAGTTTTAAAATCCTTACAGATCCAAATGAAGCTGTGAGGAAAGCTGATGTTGTATATACAGACGTGTGGACAAGCATGGGAAAAGAGAATGAAAACAATGAGAGGAAAAAATATTTCACTGCTTATCAGGTAAACCATGAACTTTTAAAACACGCATCAAGGGATGTACTTGTAATGCACTGCCTGCCTGCTCACAGGGATGAAGAGATAAGCTCAGAAGTTATGGATAGCAGGAATTCAATTGTCTTTGACCAGGCAGAAAACAGACTGCACCTGCAAAAGGCAATTCTTGAGTGGCTTATGGGATGA
- a CDS encoding 4-hydroxy-tetrahydrodipicolinate reductase: protein MVKTIITGACGRMGKMIRDAILESDGIKVVGGTEVKGHKCIGKEIEPEKGYKIKISDDISEIIDSCDVVIDFTFPQATISNLEVCRKNKKAIVIGTTGLIAEQKKKISEAAKSIPIVLSPNMSVGVNLVFDLVKKISKVLGDEYDIEIYEAHHRFKKDAPSGTALKIAEIIAESLGRDLDRDGVYGRKGIVGERKKEEIGIHSIRAGDIVGDHTVLFSAHGERIEITHRAHSRETFARGAVRAAKFVASKKNGLFDMIGVLGIK, encoded by the coding sequence ATGGTTAAAACAATCATAACAGGTGCCTGCGGAAGGATGGGGAAGATGATACGGGATGCTATCCTTGAAAGCGACGGGATTAAAGTTGTTGGAGGAACTGAAGTAAAAGGGCACAAGTGCATAGGAAAGGAAATTGAACCGGAAAAAGGTTATAAGATTAAAATATCAGATGATATCAGTGAAATAATAGATTCATGTGATGTGGTCATAGATTTCACTTTTCCCCAAGCAACAATTTCAAATCTTGAAGTTTGCAGAAAAAACAAAAAGGCAATAGTGATTGGAACGACAGGTTTGATAGCAGAACAGAAGAAAAAGATTTCAGAAGCAGCCAAATCAATTCCAATAGTTCTTTCCCCTAATATGAGCGTTGGCGTAAATCTTGTATTTGACCTGGTTAAGAAAATATCAAAAGTTCTTGGAGATGAATATGACATAGAAATTTATGAAGCCCACCACAGATTTAAGAAAGATGCTCCGAGCGGAACTGCTCTGAAAATTGCCGAGATAATCGCAGAAAGCCTTGGAAGAGACCTTGATAGAGATGGTGTTTACGGAAGGAAAGGGATTGTTGGTGAAAGGAAAAAGGAAGAGATAGGGATTCACAGCATCAGGGCTGGAGATATTGTAGGTGACCATACTGTTCTTTTTTCTGCTCATGGAGAAAGAATTGAAATAACCCACAGAGCCCATAGCAGAGAGACATTTGCAAGAGGTGCTGTAAGAGCTGCAAAGTTTGTTGCGAGCAAAAAAAACGGGCTATTTGATATGATAGGTGTGCTGGGGATTAAATAG
- a CDS encoding argininosuccinate synthase, which translates to MRKVKKVVLAYSGGLDTSVILRWLIETYECEVIAFCADLGQGEELKKIKEKAIKTGASKVYVEDLKEEFARNFVFPIFRGNALYEGKYLLGTSIARPLIAKKQIEIAKKEKADSVSHGATGKGNDQVRFELAYHALYPGIKVVAPWREWELNSRKALVAYAKRFGIPVPVSVERPYSSDRNMLHISFEGGILEDPWREPPEDMYLLTRSPQKAPDKPTYIEIDFEKGNAVAVNGKRLSSAKLLEKLNSIGGINGVGRVDLVENRYVGMKSRGVYETPGGTILHIAHRGIESITMDREIMYIRDSLIPDYSRLVYFGYWFSPERELLQKMIDETQKYVTGRVRLKIYKGNCDVVGRKSPQTLYRHDFVTFEEDSVYNQADATGFINLNALRLKINAISNRKGFLK; encoded by the coding sequence ATGAGAAAGGTTAAGAAAGTTGTACTTGCGTACTCAGGGGGGCTTGATACTTCAGTTATTCTCCGCTGGCTGATTGAGACTTATGAATGTGAAGTGATAGCATTCTGCGCCGACCTTGGTCAGGGAGAAGAACTTAAAAAGATAAAAGAAAAGGCAATAAAAACAGGAGCAAGCAAGGTTTATGTAGAGGATTTAAAAGAGGAATTTGCAAGGAATTTTGTCTTTCCGATTTTCAGAGGGAATGCACTTTATGAGGGAAAATATCTTCTTGGAACATCAATAGCCCGTCCGTTGATAGCAAAAAAGCAGATTGAAATTGCAAAAAAAGAGAAAGCCGATTCAGTTTCCCATGGCGCTACTGGAAAAGGAAATGACCAGGTGAGGTTTGAGCTTGCATACCATGCCCTGTATCCCGGAATCAAGGTTGTTGCTCCTTGGAGAGAATGGGAACTTAACTCAAGAAAAGCTCTTGTTGCGTATGCAAAGAGATTTGGAATTCCGGTGCCTGTTAGCGTGGAACGACCATATTCAAGTGACAGGAATATGCTTCATATAAGTTTTGAAGGGGGGATTTTGGAGGATCCATGGCGCGAGCCTCCTGAGGATATGTATCTACTTACAAGGTCGCCGCAAAAAGCCCCTGATAAACCGACTTATATTGAAATAGATTTCGAGAAAGGAAATGCAGTTGCTGTAAATGGAAAAAGATTAAGCTCTGCAAAGCTTTTAGAGAAGCTTAATTCAATAGGCGGGATTAACGGAGTTGGCAGGGTTGACCTGGTAGAAAACAGGTATGTTGGAATGAAATCAAGGGGGGTATATGAAACACCTGGAGGAACAATCCTGCACATTGCCCACAGGGGAATTGAGTCAATTACAATGGACAGAGAAATAATGTATATCAGGGATTCTCTCATTCCAGATTATTCAAGACTGGTATACTTTGGTTATTGGTTTTCTCCTGAAAGAGAGTTACTGCAAAAGATGATTGATGAAACCCAGAAATATGTAACAGGAAGAGTAAGGCTTAAAATCTACAAGGGGAATTGTGATGTGGTTGGAAGAAAATCCCCGCAGACTCTTTACAGACACGACTTTGTGACTTTTGAAGAAGACAGTGTATATAATCAGGCAGATGCAACAGGTTTCATAAATCTTAATGCTTTAAGGCTTAAAATTAATGCAATTTCAAACAGGAAGGGGTTTTTGAAATAA
- a CDS encoding argininosuccinate lyase → MANKKAKLWGGRFTESTSKAVEKFTCSLHFDKRLYKYDIEGSIAHCLMLAKCKIIKKSEADRIIKGLGEILKEIEGGKFPFRENLEDIHMNIEKRLIEKTGSVGGKLHTARSRNDQIALDVRLFLREEIKRTEIALKELQRAIVELAEKNLGCIMPGYTHLQQAQPVLLSHHLMAYYEMLSRDMERLTFCYKQTDTLPLGAGALAGTSLPIDRKYVAKVLKFSKVTKNSLDTVSDRDFILDYLSFSSILMMHLSRLCEELILWSSAEFCFIEISDAFCTGSSMMPQKKNPDIPELVRGKTGRVYGNLMAMLTIMKSLPLSYNRDLQEDKEALFDSVDTAGNSLLLLKELMSNLKVNEEKIKESFSAGFLTATDLSDYLVNKGIPFRESHETIGRLVRYCIDKGKTFNDLTLSEFKNFHKGFDEDVSEFARVEYSVNSKKSYGGTAGKNVAGMIKEAKKKLKNIL, encoded by the coding sequence ATGGCAAACAAAAAAGCAAAATTATGGGGGGGAAGGTTTACTGAATCCACTTCAAAAGCAGTGGAGAAATTTACATGTTCTTTGCATTTTGACAAACGGCTTTACAAATATGATATAGAAGGAAGCATTGCCCACTGCTTGATGCTTGCAAAATGCAAAATCATTAAAAAGAGTGAAGCAGACAGGATAATAAAAGGGTTAGGTGAGATTTTAAAAGAGATTGAGGGAGGTAAATTTCCTTTCAGGGAAAATCTTGAAGATATTCACATGAACATAGAAAAGAGACTGATTGAAAAAACAGGCAGTGTTGGGGGAAAACTCCATACGGCAAGAAGCAGAAATGACCAAATAGCCCTTGATGTAAGGCTGTTTTTAAGGGAGGAGATAAAACGGACAGAAATAGCATTAAAAGAACTCCAGAGAGCAATTGTTGAACTTGCTGAAAAGAATCTTGGCTGCATAATGCCTGGATACACACATCTTCAGCAGGCGCAGCCGGTTCTTCTTTCTCATCATTTAATGGCATATTATGAAATGCTTTCAAGGGATATGGAAAGGTTAACATTCTGTTACAAGCAGACAGATACTCTTCCTTTGGGGGCAGGGGCTTTAGCCGGCACTTCTCTGCCAATAGACAGGAAATATGTTGCGAAGGTTTTAAAATTTTCAAAAGTTACAAAAAACAGTCTTGATACTGTGAGCGACAGGGATTTTATTCTGGATTACCTTTCCTTTTCTTCTATATTAATGATGCATCTGAGCAGACTGTGCGAGGAATTGATTTTATGGTCTTCAGCAGAGTTTTGTTTCATAGAGATATCAGATGCTTTTTGCACAGGAAGCAGTATGATGCCTCAGAAGAAAAATCCTGATATTCCTGAACTTGTCAGGGGGAAAACAGGAAGGGTCTACGGAAATCTTATGGCAATGCTTACGATAATGAAATCTCTTCCGCTTTCTTATAACCGTGACCTTCAGGAAGATAAGGAAGCTCTTTTTGATTCAGTTGACACAGCAGGAAATTCTTTGCTGTTGTTAAAGGAGCTGATGTCAAACTTAAAAGTGAATGAAGAGAAAATTAAAGAATCTTTCTCTGCGGGGTTTCTTACTGCTACTGACTTATCAGATTATCTTGTGAATAAAGGGATTCCTTTCAGGGAATCACACGAGACAATAGGAAGACTTGTAAGATACTGCATCGATAAGGGAAAGACATTCAATGACCTTACTCTTTCAGAGTTTAAAAATTTTCATAAAGGATTTGATGAAGATGTGTCAGAATTTGCAAGGGTTGAGTATTCTGTGAACAGCAAAAAATCTTACGGTGGTACAGCGGGAAAAAATGTTGCCGGAATGATAAAGGAGGCGAAGAAAAAATTAAAAAATATTTTGTAA
- a CDS encoding 4-hydroxy-tetrahydrodipicolinate synthase has translation MFSGSMVAIVTPFKNDKVDEKSFRKLIDFQIENKTSAIVPCGTTGESATLSFDEHQRVVDVAIEAARKKVPVIAGTGSNSTKEAIRLTKHAQKAGADGALLICPYYNRPTQEGLYQHFKAIAEDVDIPLILYNIPSRTGVNMLPETVARLAEIKNIVGIKEASGSLTQMSDVISLCGKEFDLISGDDNLLLPILAIGGKGVISVVANVAPLDVANLIEEFEKGNMKEAKRFHYRLSPLVSAMFYETNPVPVKAALHMMGMTTDEIRLPLCKMSEVNRKKLQSVMKKFQLI, from the coding sequence ATGTTTTCCGGTTCAATGGTTGCAATTGTTACACCTTTTAAGAATGATAAGGTTGATGAGAAGAGTTTCAGAAAGCTCATTGATTTTCAGATTGAGAATAAGACCAGTGCAATAGTTCCATGTGGGACAACAGGAGAATCTGCGACCCTGTCATTTGACGAGCACCAGAGGGTTGTGGATGTTGCGATTGAAGCTGCAAGAAAAAAAGTGCCGGTAATTGCAGGCACAGGTTCAAATTCAACAAAAGAGGCAATAAGACTTACAAAGCATGCTCAAAAAGCAGGAGCTGACGGAGCACTTTTGATTTGTCCTTATTATAACAGGCCAACACAGGAAGGCTTGTACCAGCATTTTAAGGCAATTGCAGAGGATGTTGATATCCCGCTGATTCTCTACAACATCCCTTCAAGAACCGGAGTAAATATGCTGCCTGAAACTGTTGCAAGGCTTGCTGAGATAAAAAACATTGTTGGGATAAAAGAGGCTTCTGGTTCACTCACTCAAATGTCCGATGTAATTTCCCTGTGCGGTAAGGAATTTGACTTAATTTCAGGAGATGATAATCTTCTCCTTCCGATTCTTGCGATTGGTGGCAAGGGAGTAATATCTGTTGTTGCAAATGTTGCTCCGCTTGATGTTGCAAACCTGATTGAGGAGTTTGAAAAGGGGAATATGAAAGAGGCAAAGAGGTTTCACTACAGGCTTTCACCCCTTGTTTCTGCAATGTTTTACGAGACAAACCCTGTTCCTGTAAAGGCTGCACTTCATATGATGGGAATGACTACAGATGAAATAAGGCTACCGCTTTGTAAAATGAGCGAGGTGAACAGGAAAAAGCTGCAAAGCGTGATGAAAAAATTTCAGCTAATATAA
- a CDS encoding acetylornithine aminotransferase encodes MKREEYIEFSDRFLMNTYSRTPLVFERGEGVYLWDFNGRKYLDFVSGLSVNSLGYCHSKIVKEIKEQSEKLLHVSNLYYIASQSELGKKIVELSIDGKAFFCNSGAEANEAAIKLTRKYSKEKYKKDDRYEIITMEKSFHGRTITTITATGQEKYQKGFEPLSQGFKYVPFNNIKALKDAITERTCAVMVEPIQGEGGVNIADEQYIRNLRKLCDEKGLLLVFDEVQTGVGRTGKLFAFQHYGIEPDIFTLAKGLGGGVPIGAMVAKKNIADFFTPGSHASTFGGNPFVCSVSLAVLETIEDERVLENCEKSGKYLVEKLNNFAEEFKFIKEVRGKGLLVGMELTVEGKDFVSSCIEKGLLINCTMNNVLRFLPPLIVKEKEVDEAMEIFGKVLKEISIRI; translated from the coding sequence ATGAAAAGAGAAGAATATATAGAGTTTTCTGATAGGTTTTTAATGAACACCTATTCCCGCACTCCTCTGGTTTTTGAAAGAGGGGAGGGTGTCTATCTCTGGGATTTTAATGGCAGGAAATACCTTGATTTTGTAAGCGGCCTTTCGGTTAATAGCTTGGGGTATTGCCATTCTAAGATAGTTAAAGAAATAAAAGAACAGTCTGAGAAACTGCTCCATGTATCAAATCTCTATTATATAGCTTCTCAGTCAGAGCTTGGGAAAAAGATTGTTGAATTATCAATTGATGGAAAGGCATTTTTCTGCAACAGCGGCGCTGAGGCAAACGAGGCTGCAATAAAACTTACAAGAAAATATTCAAAGGAAAAATACAAAAAAGATGACCGGTATGAAATAATCACAATGGAAAAATCTTTTCATGGCAGAACAATAACAACAATTACTGCAACAGGGCAGGAAAAATATCAGAAGGGGTTTGAGCCGCTTTCTCAGGGCTTCAAATATGTTCCTTTTAATAATATAAAGGCTCTTAAAGATGCAATTACAGAAAGGACCTGTGCTGTGATGGTTGAGCCAATTCAGGGTGAAGGAGGAGTAAATATTGCTGATGAACAATACATAAGAAACCTTCGCAAGTTGTGCGATGAAAAAGGACTGTTGCTCGTATTTGATGAAGTTCAGACAGGAGTTGGAAGAACAGGGAAACTATTTGCTTTTCAGCATTATGGAATAGAGCCTGATATATTTACTCTTGCAAAGGGACTTGGAGGAGGAGTTCCAATTGGTGCAATGGTTGCAAAAAAGAACATTGCAGATTTTTTTACACCAGGTTCTCATGCCTCTACTTTTGGAGGGAATCCTTTTGTATGCTCAGTTTCATTGGCAGTACTTGAAACTATTGAAGATGAAAGGGTTTTGGAAAATTGTGAGAAATCCGGAAAATATCTGGTTGAAAAGTTGAATAACTTTGCGGAAGAGTTCAAGTTTATAAAAGAGGTAAGGGGTAAAGGGCTTCTTGTAGGAATGGAGCTTACAGTAGAAGGAAAAGATTTCGTAAGTAGCTGCATCGAAAAGGGGTTGCTGATTAACTGTACAATGAATAATGTTTTACGGTTTTTACCTCCATTGATAGTAAAAGAAAAAGAAGTAGATGAAGCAATGGAGATTTTCGGAAAGGTGCTGAAAGAAATTTCTATTAGGATTTGA
- a CDS encoding beta-ketoacyl-[acyl-carrier-protein] synthase II, whose product MKKKRVVVTGIGVVASNGIGKKNFWDSLKEGRSGIKEITSFDASSYPCHVAGEVTDFDPIDYIPPQLSKRIDRFAQFGLVSTKMALEDSKIDIENERKERIAVLIGTSVGALAIGERQHAIFLEKGYKRINPFFATSIIPSSCASQIMISYGITGPTQTITTACASSTSAVGEAFEYIRNGRVDVAIAGGSETPVTPFAIATFANVNLLSKHSGDPSTVYRPFSRDRDGLVFGEGAGIIILEEYEHAKKRKAKIYGEITGYGATCDAYHVMTPLPDSLQGSRAIQIALKDSGISPREVDHINAHGSGTIVNDRAETLMIKNVFGKHAYRLSVTATKSMTGHAMGGCGAMEIVACFLMLENQFLHPTINLHIPDPECDLDYVPNKGCKKEIKTIVKTSFGFGGYNSVVVLRRFEG is encoded by the coding sequence ATGAAAAAGAAAAGAGTTGTCGTAACAGGAATTGGTGTTGTTGCTTCAAATGGTATAGGAAAAAAAAATTTCTGGGATTCTTTAAAAGAGGGGAGATCAGGGATTAAAGAAATAACCAGCTTTGATGCATCCAGTTATCCCTGCCATGTAGCCGGAGAAGTTACAGATTTTGACCCCATTGATTATATTCCCCCTCAACTTTCAAAAAGGATTGACCGTTTTGCTCAATTTGGTCTTGTTTCAACAAAGATGGCGCTTGAAGACTCAAAAATTGACATAGAGAATGAAAGAAAAGAAAGAATAGCTGTTTTAATAGGAACATCCGTTGGAGCGCTGGCAATAGGAGAGAGGCAACATGCAATATTCCTTGAAAAAGGGTATAAAAGAATAAACCCATTTTTTGCCACATCAATAATACCAAGTTCCTGTGCAAGCCAGATAATGATAAGTTATGGAATAACAGGGCCAACCCAGACAATCACAACTGCGTGCGCTTCATCAACTTCAGCAGTAGGGGAGGCTTTCGAGTATATAAGAAACGGAAGGGTAGATGTTGCAATTGCAGGAGGCTCAGAAACACCTGTTACCCCTTTTGCCATTGCTACTTTTGCCAATGTTAATCTTCTCTCTAAGCATAGTGGAGACCCCTCAACTGTCTATAGACCGTTCAGCAGGGACAGAGATGGATTGGTTTTTGGAGAAGGAGCAGGAATTATTATTCTTGAAGAGTATGAGCATGCAAAAAAGAGAAAAGCAAAAATCTACGGTGAGATTACAGGTTATGGAGCAACTTGCGATGCATATCATGTTATGACCCCTTTGCCGGATTCTCTTCAGGGTTCAAGGGCGATCCAGATTGCTTTGAAAGATTCCGGTATATCTCCAAGGGAGGTTGACCATATCAATGCTCATGGGAGCGGAACAATCGTAAATGACAGGGCAGAGACTCTGATGATAAAAAACGTATTTGGAAAACATGCCTACAGATTGTCAGTTACAGCAACAAAATCCATGACAGGTCATGCAATGGGCGGATGTGGTGCTATGGAAATTGTTGCGTGTTTTCTAATGCTTGAGAATCAATTCCTTCATCCTACCATAAATCTTCATATCCCAGACCCGGAGTGCGATTTGGACTATGTCCCCAACAAGGGTTGTAAAAAGGAGATAAAAACTATTGTTAAAACCTCTTTTGGTTTTGGGGGTTATAATTCTGTGGTTGTTCTCAGGAGATTTGAAGGATAA
- a CDS encoding diaminopimelate decarboxylase: MHLFQYKKEQLLCEEVSVKKIAEKVGTPFYLYSFNTLEKHFRVFDNAFSEIPHITCYSLKANSNLAVLSLFSKLGGGADIMSGGELYRALKAGFDPQKITYAGPGKTEAEIEYALKSNILMFNVESPQEAESINRVAGRLGKKARIAFRVNPDVDPITHPYISTGLKENKFGINIKKAMEEFKKASSMKNLDVAGVHEHIGSQITKITPFLDAIKRVKNFIINLRREGINIRYFDIGGGLGITYKDEKPPHPKELAKAIIPVLKDLGCTVVFEPGRVIVGNAGILVSRVLYVKKNENKTFVIVDAGMNDLIRPSLYGSYQEILPVSKRKRAKSIIVDIVGPICESGDFLAKKRKLQELKQGDLVAVMSAGAYGFAMSSNYNSRRRVAEVIVRGKEVYVTRKRESYEDLIRGESIPRM; the protein is encoded by the coding sequence ATGCATTTATTCCAATACAAGAAAGAACAGCTTCTGTGTGAAGAGGTATCAGTAAAGAAGATTGCAGAGAAGGTTGGAACGCCATTTTATCTTTATAGTTTTAATACACTGGAAAAACATTTCAGAGTGTTTGATAACGCTTTTTCAGAAATCCCGCACATAACCTGTTACTCCCTCAAAGCCAATTCAAACCTTGCTGTGCTTTCACTCTTTTCAAAGCTTGGCGGGGGTGCTGATATAATGTCAGGCGGAGAACTGTACAGAGCATTGAAAGCAGGATTTGACCCTCAGAAAATCACATATGCAGGTCCTGGGAAAACAGAAGCTGAAATTGAGTATGCGCTTAAAAGCAATATTCTTATGTTCAATGTTGAATCTCCTCAGGAGGCAGAAAGCATAAACAGGGTTGCAGGAAGGCTTGGGAAAAAAGCAAGGATTGCTTTCAGGGTAAACCCTGATGTAGACCCAATAACTCATCCTTACATATCAACAGGACTTAAGGAAAACAAATTCGGGATTAACATAAAGAAGGCAATGGAAGAATTTAAAAAAGCAAGTTCTATGAAGAATCTTGATGTCGCTGGTGTACATGAGCACATTGGTTCCCAGATAACAAAGATAACACCATTCCTTGATGCAATTAAGAGAGTTAAAAATTTCATCATAAATTTGAGAAGAGAAGGAATAAATATCAGATATTTTGATATTGGAGGCGGACTCGGGATAACATACAAGGACGAAAAGCCGCCTCATCCGAAGGAACTTGCTAAAGCAATTATTCCGGTTCTTAAAGATCTTGGATGCACTGTTGTTTTTGAGCCCGGAAGGGTAATTGTCGGAAACGCGGGGATTCTTGTTTCAAGAGTATTGTATGTCAAAAAAAACGAGAACAAGACATTTGTGATTGTTGATGCAGGGATGAATGATTTAATCAGGCCAAGCTTGTACGGTTCTTATCAGGAGATTTTACCTGTTTCAAAAAGGAAGAGGGCAAAGAGCATTATTGTTGATATTGTTGGTCCTATCTGCGAATCAGGGGATTTTCTTGCTAAAAAGAGAAAGTTACAGGAACTAAAACAGGGAGACCTTGTTGCTGTTATGAGTGCAGGGGCTTATGGGTTTGCAATGTCATCAAATTATAACTCAAGGCGCAGGGTCGCTGAAGTGATTGTAAGAGGAAAAGAAGTTTATGTAACGAGGAAAAGGGAGAGCTATGAGGATTTAATTAGAGGGGAAAGTATACCAAGAATGTAG